tggtcttcatcacatgtgacgtcagagcaacaggctggaagtcattcagctcactagggcgtgatacctttgggactggggtgatacaagatgttttccaaagcttcaggactcttccctgttccaggctcaggttgaagatgcgctgtagaggactccccagttccaatgcacaggccttcagcagtcgtggcgatacaccatctggacccgctgctttgctggcacaagtctcctcagctctctgctcacctgctcTGCTGTAactgtgggtggggatgtctcaaatatgctggtatcagcagaaggatggttggaggatgcagtactcaaggtgagagtgggttaggtggtcaaacctgttaaagaagttgttcatttggtttgctctctccacgtctctctcgatggtggtaccccacttcaagctgcagccagtgatgatcttcatcccatcccacacttccttaatgctgttattctgcaatttctccTCCAGCTATCTCCTGTACGGCttcttcgccaccctgagctggactcagagttccttctacacacgcttgagctcatgctgatcactgcctttaaaagcccttgtcttctggttcaaaaggcccttgatgtcacttgtaatccatggcttgttgttagcatagcagcttactgttcttactggaactacaatgtccatacagaagttgatgtactcagttgtgcagtcaacagcctcttcaatgttctcactatgtgacccctgcaggatatcccagtctgtagttccaaagcagtctctcagagcctgctctgcctcaggggaccacttcctgaatgatcgtgtggttgtaggtaacgccttcactcttggtttgtagtgaggctgaagcagaaccaggttatgatctgctttcccaagtgcaagcagcggggtggcgctgcatgcgtctttaacgtttgcatacagtagggcaatagtcctatttccctgggtatTACAGTCCACATagtgggagaaggcaggtaatattttatccagcgttacatggttaaagtctccagcaattagcacaagcgcctcatggtgctgcgtttgtaacttagcaactgcagaatggatgatgtcactcgctatctccgtgtttgctcgaggggggatgtaaacaataacaacaatcacgtgtccaaactctcttggcaagtaatagggacagagacttacggccaacagtttgatgtccctggagcaaatggagattttaacgtttatatatccagagttgcaccaccttgtattcacataaagagcgagtcctcctcctttccacttCCCACAGGCATttgtctctgtctgctctaactgtgctaaacccgggtagctccacattagcatctgggatggtagttattagccacgtttcactaaaacacagcaagctgcattctctgtaggttctgacatttttcaccagcacagccagttcgtcaatcCTATTTGGTAGTAAGTTCACTTTtccaaggatcacagaaggcaccgacggtttataacgccattttctcacaagctgcttggcttttatcttatcttttatctttgctccGGCTCAGCTggccgatatcgtcttcttacctcatcagataaatagggaaccacaccggcatgggcatttcttctcagtgctacttgactacttgaataggcgagtctcagagtgtaaaaatccatgtcacgtagtaaaaatagtaaaatgtgtccAGAGAGCGATTCCAcaaaaaagaaagtggtagaagtgatcagtgaaatagagaaaaaatagaaaaaaaggtaaagtCAAACATGGAGCttctggaatggctgccactcgcgaCGGCGCCAAAAAGTAGAATATACCATGCACAGTAGTGTCTCTATATTTGAGACAAGTGTGGCACTGCCCCCATTCCCAGCAGATTGGACTCTTTTGCAAAAATTGAATACGTAAGCAacttgttcagtatattattgcattttttattagaAAACTCAACTTACCTGTCATAATCTGTTTTTTTCAGTTACCACCAGTTACTCTGCTAACACATGACTGTACTGCCAAATGCAGCAAAAATCAgctcattaaatttgctgatgatacaACAGTACTAGGACTCATCAGTAATGAAGATGAAACATCTTATAAAGCAGAGGTGCAACAGTTAATGAGCTGGTGTAAGGACAGCAATCTGTCCCTTaatgtcaacaagacaaaagagttgattgTGGGCTTCAGAACAAAGGCTGAATATCCCCCACTACATATTAGTGGTTCTCCTCTGGAGAGGGTAAGCAGCACAAACTTCTTGGATGTCTACATCATTGAGGCTCTCTCCTCGAATCTTAATGCCACACACCAGGTCAAGATACTTCAGCAGATGTTGCACTTCCTTAGGAGGCTTAAGTGAGTGAGAATCCCTCCTCCCATCCTCACAACCTTCTACAGGGGCACAACTGAGAGTgtcctggtttggaaactgcaGTGTGTCTGAGAGAAAGACTCTGCAACATGTGGCAAGGATGGAAGTGAGGGTTATCAGGGTCACTCTCCCCTCCATTAAGGACGTTTTTAAGGACTGATACAAGAAGAAAGattcctgcattgtgagagactcCTCACACCCCTCTCATGAACTGTTCAATCTTTTGACACCTAGTAGGAGATATCGCTCCATAAAATCAACAACAGCCAGAATGTGCAATGGCCTCTTTCCACAGGCAATAAAACTGATAAACTCTCTGTAACATGCACATAACAAGCCAGTTTTAtacacataattatttttttagctGTAGTATTTAATTGACTAATTTACATAAGTATTGGTTGAACTTTGTCTTGATTTACTTTTTTGtggtttttccctttttctggtCTTGAATAACACAGTTTCATTCCACGGTATTTTAGATATGGCTGCAATGACAAATGAAAACTGGAACTTATCTTTAAAATGTCCCAGTGTGAAGCTAGGGACTGGGTTACTGATCAGGATACATCCCTTCCTTGTCCTCGAACTGCAGAGTTTAGGCAGCACAAACATAAAGGTTTGCTGAAACACTTAAGGGTTTAAAGGGGCTATCCAAGAAATGCAAACACTGGCTAGCAGTGCCAGGCACAAAGAAAATTTCCCAAATTCCAAACATAATTATCTGTCCAGATAAGAAATTGCATTGAGCTTATCGTGGTAACTGACTAAAACAGATTATGACAGGTAAGTTGAGTTTtctaataaaaaatgcaataatataCTGAGACAAGTTGCTTGCGTACTCAATTTTTGCAAAAGAGTCCAATCTGCTGGGAATGGGAGCAGTGCCACACTTGTCTCAAATATAGAGACACTACTGTGCATGCTATATGTAACTGCAAAACATCTGTAGTTTCGCATGGATAATtgggcagatagatagatagatagatagatagatagatagatagatagatagatagatagatagatagatagatagatagatgcaatttggactttatataaattaaagaaaaaaagaaataagtgcAAATGAAAACATTTGAGTTTCTCTAAAAGGGTGAGAAAAAATATTCGAAAAAAGATTCAGAATTTTCATGTCTTATACCCTACTGCCTTTTCCATACACAATTTTAGGAGAGCTATGCTCTGCGAATAATTAACGCTCACAATATGCTTGATCCCTGCCTTCAGCTTTTCTCTGCAATGTTCTTGATTCCCTACCAGGGTTGGTTCCATCCTTGAGACTAATGGTAAGCGGGTAAGGTGAGCCTGAATTGGGCCAAATGAACTGGAGCACTGGATGAGTGCtgatattttagtattaaacatTACAGTGTCTTCACTAGTGTACGCAATAAAATGGTGATTAATTGTAAcgttaacattaaaattaaacattgttcTATACCCCCTCCTTTTTTCTACGTAGCAATAATAATTCATTCTATAGCCTATACAAGATCAACTCAAATGCATAACAGCTACACAGAACTCATAAAGTACCCCCCTAGTCAGTATACGTGCTCACATGGCAGGGTGACGAGTGGCATCTCGGACTCCAGTCCACGGCTCCGGGGGCTCCGGGGCGGATAGCCTCAACGATCCCAGCGGGGGTTTGGCAAAGGGGATCCCGAGGTATTCGTGGACAAGCCGCTCAGTCCCCTTCACTCGCGACACGCTGCCTTTTAAGCGGCCGTTTTCTACAGACACAACTGGGTTAGATTGATTGTCTtctagagaaaaagaaagaagtggaGACAAATGTCAAGTCAGTAAATCCATGTATTTGGCGACATGTCCCTTTAAATCCTCTACCAGAAATTACATATAACGCAGGTGCCAAGCCCTGGTTGGAAGCCAGAAACTCTCAGTCTTTCACTCTTTTCTGATTGGGCCAGTACCCTCTCCGAGCACGCTGAGTCATTCGATTAAACGGGACAATTAGGGTTTTAAAAACAGTAGTACCGAATATCACCATGTCTCAAAATTTTCAATATAATACCTGTTAACTGTGATGCCATTCCGATCCATATTATAAAAGACATAAAGATACAAAACTGCGTAGTCGCTCCCATTGTTCGTGTTAAACTTGCGCCTAATTCTTAGCGATGTAAAGTTATCTTGGCGCTTTGTCCGTCTCTGAATATGGGCTCAGTTCAAAGTTCATCGAATAACCAGCAATACGCTGCGGTAAACTGCTGCGATAAGAGCTTGTGATCCCAATCGGACAAAGGCGGAAATTCAAGGACAAAATGTAATTGAGTAAGAGCTCCCTGTTACAAGGAAGCATTCTGCAATTTCCCCGGATGTTTTATCTCAACCGCTATTAAGTGCAACTAAGGTATTGGGTGATttcttaatatacagtaaaaggaaaaatgagattaaattatgtaaaatatgatCATTATGCACAGAGCACAGCAACTAACAGAATCTTTTATATACGTGTTtcacaacaaaacacacacatacacacccaacATCTGCTGTAGGTAAACAGCTTTGGGTGTGCACAGTTACATGTAACAAGGAATTCTTGAAGCACGGCACCTGTCAGACCAATGTGCGGAAAAATCAGAGCAATACAGTAATATGCTTGTCTCTCCCTGAATGTAAATGGTAATAACGTGGAAAAGGTGTGGCTGCAGGTAGTGttgataatacagtatgtaggagAATTGGGAGGAGCTCaacagcaaagtgcgtgtttacACTCTACTTTGAAAACTGTGAAGGGTCAAAATAAACGTGACCTGGAGCTTTTgagaaaatctatctatctatctatcattattaggtcagattatctcagagcacaacgtgagctaccacagctatgctgatgacacacagctgtacttatcaatagctcctgatgaccctgattctctggattcactaacacaatgtctgacttgtatctcagaatggatgaatagtaactttctcaagttaaataaagagaaaactgaaatcttagtgattagcaataatggatacaatgaggctattagaaataaactggatacattaggattaaaagtcaagacggaggtaaaaagtttaggggtaattgttgactgtaatctgaattttaaatcgcatattaatcagatcaataggacagcattttttcacttaagaaacataagtaaagttagacctcttatatcactgaaagatgctgagaaactagttcacgcttttgttttcagtagactagattactgtaacgcactcctctcaggactacccaaaaaagacataaatcgtttgcaacgagtgcagaatgcagctgctagaatcctaactaggaaaagaaaatccgaacacatttctccagttttaatgtcactacactggttacctgtgtcattcaggattgactttaaaattctgcttatggtttataaagccttaaataatctcgccccatcttatatatcggaatgtctgacaccttatattccaaatcgtaacctcagatcctcaaatgagtgtctccttagaattccaagaacaaagcttaaaagaagtgg
The sequence above is drawn from the Polypterus senegalus isolate Bchr_013 unplaced genomic scaffold, ASM1683550v1 scaffold_5742, whole genome shotgun sequence genome and encodes:
- the LOC120520358 gene encoding pyrethroid hydrolase Ces2e-like, with the protein product MGATTQFCIFMSFIIWIGMASQLTEDNQSNPVVSVENGRLKGSVSRVKGTERLVHEYLGIPFAKPPLGSLRLSAPEPPEPWTGVRDATRHPAM